The following are encoded together in the Pectobacterium punjabense genome:
- a CDS encoding PLP-dependent aminotransferase family protein, whose product MRSLLTDLLLQRLANQQDGALNKRLYDSIRLAILDGAITAGERLPSSRDLAQQLSLSRNTVLTAYEQLLAEGYIDARKGSGTFVTEQLPDGNMLQVSSGNAGEIREPKHELSRRGMHLLGYAGASIRQWGAFMPGIPDIASFPHDLWRRIQTRLTRRVRPEQLSYSPIGGCPELQLALVDYLRVARSVECTPEQVLITEGTHQAMDLLAKMLCNPGDLAWIEDPCYWGIRNVLTINGLRVAPIDVDEQGLAPPETLSSDTAPRLICVTPSHQYPLGAVMSLARRQRLLALAQEHGCWVVEDDYDSEFRFSGSPIPALQGLQSQSPVIYIGTFSKTLYPGLRVSYMVLPPLLAQSLKTAHSELYRGGHWLTQATLAQFIREGHYAAHIRRMRLLYAKRRSLLTSLIEQHLGTAYIGDNSNAGLHMLLSLPPHIDDVVLSAAILRRGVMVKPLSSYYLQPTQQRGLLLGYASVEEPQMEPAFSVIVACIKALDTHHSDV is encoded by the coding sequence TTGCGCTCACTCCTGACCGACTTATTGCTTCAACGTTTGGCCAACCAGCAGGACGGTGCGCTAAACAAGCGTTTGTACGACAGCATTCGGCTGGCGATTCTTGATGGTGCCATTACCGCTGGTGAACGCCTGCCGTCGTCACGCGATCTGGCGCAGCAGCTGTCGCTGTCACGCAATACCGTGTTGACGGCTTACGAGCAGCTACTGGCAGAAGGCTATATTGACGCACGCAAAGGAAGCGGAACCTTCGTCACGGAACAGTTACCCGATGGCAATATGCTGCAGGTGAGCAGCGGTAATGCGGGGGAAATACGAGAGCCTAAACATGAGCTTTCCCGCCGCGGGATGCATCTGCTGGGTTATGCCGGGGCTTCCATTCGCCAATGGGGGGCATTTATGCCCGGCATCCCTGATATCGCCAGCTTCCCGCATGATTTATGGCGGCGGATTCAGACGCGTCTGACACGGCGCGTTCGTCCTGAACAACTTTCTTACTCGCCCATTGGCGGCTGTCCCGAACTTCAGTTGGCACTGGTGGATTATCTACGTGTCGCCCGTTCCGTCGAGTGTACGCCGGAACAGGTTCTGATTACCGAAGGCACCCATCAGGCAATGGATCTGTTGGCTAAAATGCTGTGCAACCCCGGTGATTTGGCATGGATTGAAGATCCCTGCTACTGGGGGATTCGTAATGTCCTGACGATCAACGGCCTACGCGTTGCTCCTATTGATGTCGATGAACAGGGTCTGGCACCGCCGGAAACGCTTTCGTCCGATACCGCACCGCGCCTGATTTGCGTGACACCGTCACATCAGTATCCACTGGGCGCGGTGATGAGCCTGGCACGCCGCCAACGGTTGTTGGCACTGGCGCAAGAGCATGGTTGCTGGGTGGTGGAAGACGATTATGACAGCGAATTCCGCTTTTCCGGCAGCCCGATCCCCGCGCTACAAGGACTCCAGTCGCAATCCCCGGTGATCTACATCGGCACATTCAGCAAAACGCTCTACCCCGGCCTACGCGTCAGCTACATGGTGTTGCCACCACTGCTGGCGCAGTCGCTAAAGACGGCACACTCCGAGCTCTACCGCGGCGGACACTGGCTCACACAGGCAACGCTTGCGCAGTTTATCCGCGAAGGCCACTACGCCGCACATATCCGCCGCATGCGTTTGCTGTATGCCAAACGGCGCTCGTTATTGACGTCGCTGATCGAACAGCATTTGGGAACGGCTTACATCGGAGACAACAGCAACGCTGGACTGCATATGCTGCTTAGCCTACCGCCCCACATTGATGATGTCGTGCTGAGTGCCGCGATCCTGCGCCGTGGCGTGATGGTCAAACCGCTTTCCAGCTATTATCTGCAACCGACGCAACAGCGCGGTTTATTACTGGGCTATGCCAGCGTCGAGGAACCTCAAATGGAGCCGGCTTTTTCCGTGATTGTGGCCTGTATTAAGGCACTGGATACCCACCATTCAGACGTCTGA
- a CDS encoding ABC transporter ATP-binding protein — MRNYVSFRNVQKTYDGDRLIVKNLNLDIREGEFLTLLGPSGSGKTTSLMMLAGFETPTQGEILLREAPLHHLPPHQRDIGMVFQNYALFPHMTVTENLAFPLSIRRLNRADIKEKVDRVLDRVKLTSLADRYPAQMSGGQQQRVALARALVFEPKLVLMDEPLGALDKQLREHMQLEIKELHQSLELTVVYVTHDQSEAMTMSNRVAVFNDGVIQQMDSPSDIYEKPENAFVAQFIGENNTLLATSAEAEGAFYRATLDDGTSLRALKVRPSSPGRKITLCIRPERIHVNAAHTDDTMQHVKARIQQFIYLGDHVRMMTEVAGQPQFMVKLPASEIQPHWKAGTEVNLSWQPEHLRALDSIITH; from the coding sequence ATGAGAAATTATGTCAGTTTCAGGAATGTTCAGAAAACCTACGACGGCGATCGCCTGATCGTCAAAAACCTGAATCTGGATATCCGCGAAGGTGAATTTCTGACCCTGCTCGGGCCTTCCGGTTCGGGAAAAACCACCAGTTTGATGATGCTCGCCGGATTTGAGACCCCAACTCAGGGGGAAATTCTGCTGCGCGAAGCGCCATTGCACCATCTCCCCCCGCATCAGCGCGACATCGGCATGGTATTTCAGAACTACGCACTGTTTCCACATATGACCGTGACGGAGAATCTGGCGTTCCCGCTGTCCATCCGCCGCCTGAACCGTGCCGATATCAAAGAGAAAGTCGATCGTGTATTAGACCGCGTGAAGCTCACCAGCCTGGCCGATCGCTATCCCGCACAAATGTCCGGCGGTCAGCAGCAGCGCGTGGCGTTGGCTCGCGCACTGGTCTTCGAACCGAAATTGGTACTGATGGATGAACCATTGGGCGCGCTGGATAAGCAACTACGTGAACATATGCAACTGGAAATTAAAGAACTGCATCAGTCGCTGGAATTGACCGTGGTATACGTCACCCATGACCAGAGCGAAGCGATGACGATGTCCAACCGCGTTGCCGTGTTTAACGACGGCGTGATTCAGCAGATGGATAGCCCGAGCGATATCTACGAAAAACCGGAGAACGCCTTTGTGGCGCAGTTTATCGGCGAAAATAATACGCTGCTCGCCACCAGCGCCGAGGCCGAAGGCGCGTTCTATCGGGCAACGCTGGACGACGGCACCTCGCTGCGCGCACTGAAAGTCCGCCCCAGTTCGCCGGGTCGTAAAATCACCCTCTGCATCCGCCCGGAACGTATTCACGTCAACGCGGCTCATACCGACGACACCATGCAGCACGTCAAAGCGCGCATTCAGCAGTTCATCTATCTTGGCGATCACGTCAGGATGATGACGGAAGTCGCAGGCCAGCCGCAGTTTATGGTGAAACTCCCCGCCAGCGAGATTCAACCGCACTGGAAAGCTGGCACTGAGGTCAATCTATCGTGGCAGCCGGAACACCTGCGCGCGCTGGATAGCATCATCACGCATTAA